Proteins encoded together in one Penicillium digitatum chromosome 1, complete sequence window:
- a CDS encoding Zinc finger, RING-type, with product MFDVTTTSSTGCRVAIITSRTSDGKACVLANYRGMGQREVNAAYEFLIPKMADENPHVWKVAHCSVAAPFFFRSKSLPGFGALQDGGVRANNPLAIALKESVVIWPSAKTHDLLLSVGTGSFSSVAKPIEGASGILQDSAIPRMIRATMSSPCMDGEQGFHEALNFVPDVERSNIFRLNHELPEPLPRLDDVRKLEEMSKMHFTVPTELVRTILATAFFFFELDELPIKSQGAFFCKGSVLCSRSYSRDLVKLVRVEFPGAMFETARGQRLGDVDDDDGCRVCGYYRKKVGFSINGLHEMTSIGIAGSSFFQRIGGFPKSVQELLDDQQANSHFGRADHLVASWPPKRNCYCSPRVKRHIKFLEPALIHKKRRL from the exons ATGTTCGATGTCACGACGACAAGCTCCACTGGTTGCCGAGTCGCCATTATCACGAGTCGTACTTCTGATGGAAAAGCTTGTGTCTTGGCAAATTATCGTGGAATGGGCCAGCGAGAAGTGAATGCAGCATATGAGTTCCTTATCCCTAAGATGGCGGATGAGAATCCTCATGTCTGGAAAGT AGCTCATTGCAGCGTCGCAGCTCCTTT CTTTTTCCGATCAAAATCCCTCCCAGGCTTTGGTGCGCTACAGGATGGCGGAGTCCGAGCCAACAATCCTCTGGCAATTGCGCTCAAGGAGTCAGTAGTCATCTGGCCCTCTGCGAAAACCCATGATCTACTCTTGTCAGTGGGAACGGGCTCATTTTCTTCTGTCGCTAAGCCAATTGAGGGTGCTAGTGGTATATTGCAAGACAGTGCTATCCCTCGCATGATCCGAGCGACGATGTCCTCTCCATGTATggatggcgagcaaggatTCCATGAGGCACTCAATTTTGTGCCAGATGTGGAAAGATCAAACATCTTTCGGCTGAATCACGAGTTGCCTGAACCACTTCCTCGGTTGGACGATGTGAGAAAATTAGAAGAGATGTCCAAGATGCATTTTACTGTTCCGACTGAACTAGTGAGAACTATCTTGGCGACcgcttttttcttctttgaacTCGATGAGTTGCCAATCAAAAGCCAAGGAGCCTTTTTCTGTAAAGGCTCAGTTCTGTGCTCCCGATCATATTCCAGGGACCTGGTGAAACTGGTCAGGGTGGAATTCCCAGGCGCAATGTTTGAAACGGCTCGTGGCCAACGCCTTGGAGacgttgatgatgatgatggttGCCGCGTATGTGGATACTACCGCAAAAAGGTGGGATTTTCAATCAATGGACTTCATGAAATGACATCAATTGGGATTGCCGGTTCTTCGTTCTTCCAAAGGATTGGCGGCTTTCCAAAGTCGGTGCAAGAGCTCCTCGATGATCAACAAGCCAATTCCCACTTTGGTCGTGCAGACCATTTGGTTGCTTCCTGGCCCCCGAAAAGGAATTGCTACTGTTCCCCACGGGTTAAACGTCATATCAAATTCTTGGAGCCAGCCTTGATACACAAGAAGCGGCGACTATGA